One Candidatus Synechococcus calcipolaris G9 genomic window carries:
- the rimP gene encoding ribosome maturation factor RimP: MADSFLLPIEDLARSLAADLGLELVAIHFHRHHHPPTLRVDVRHPTLDTGLEDCEQMSRNLETCLDEQDLIPGNYVLEVSSPGLSDVLQSDLDFTVFRGFPILITTAEPFRGKTAWEGTLIRRDEDAVYLNQKGRTITIARSLVTQVQLQTPSSE; this comes from the coding sequence ATGGCCGATTCTTTCCTTCTCCCAATTGAAGACCTAGCCCGATCCCTCGCAGCGGATCTGGGTTTGGAACTGGTCGCCATTCATTTCCATCGTCACCACCATCCCCCCACCCTGCGGGTTGATGTACGCCATCCGACCCTGGATACGGGCCTGGAAGATTGTGAGCAGATGAGCCGGAATTTAGAAACCTGCTTGGATGAACAAGACCTGATTCCGGGGAACTACGTCCTAGAGGTGTCCAGTCCTGGCCTATCCGATGTGTTACAGAGCGATCTGGACTTCACCGTCTTTCGGGGATTTCCAATTTTGATTACCACCGCCGAACCCTTTCGTGGCAAAACCGCCTGGGAGGGTACCCTGATTCGACGGGATGAAGATGCCGTTTACCTCAACCAGAAGGGCCGCACGATCACCATCGCCCGATCCCTCGTCACCCAGGTGCAATTACAAACTCCATCCTCGGAGTGA
- the folB gene encoding dihydroneopterin aldolase: MDSLHLSGLRCYGYTGALPEEQTLGQWFEIDIVLGLDLTLPAQTDCLEDTLDYRPLLSQVKDLVQTARFSLIERLTDAVVQLCLDLDQVQRVKVRVTKIAPPVPDFGGQITIEMERSRP; encoded by the coding sequence ATGGATAGCTTACACTTGTCGGGTCTTCGCTGCTATGGCTACACCGGCGCACTGCCCGAAGAACAGACCCTAGGGCAGTGGTTTGAAATTGATATTGTCCTGGGTCTAGATTTAACCCTACCGGCCCAGACGGATTGTTTGGAGGATACCCTGGACTACCGCCCCCTCTTAAGCCAAGTTAAGGACCTGGTGCAGACGGCTCGCTTTAGTTTGATTGAACGCTTAACGGATGCAGTGGTTCAGTTGTGCCTAGACTTGGATCAGGTGCAGCGGGTAAAGGTGCGCGTGACTAAAATAGCACCGCCGGTACCGGACTTTGGAGGCCAAATTACCATTGAAATGGAGCGTTCTCGCCCCTAA
- a CDS encoding L-threonylcarbamoyladenylate synthase codes for MAEVSLATLVAGLRSGEWLASFPTDTVPALAARCDRGELIFTAKQRQPDKPLILMAATAEQLWPYVQGTARDWSHWKNICDRHWPGPLTVVLPAGKLPSGLNPQDTGTVGLRVPDWPLARCILQQTGPLATTSVNRSGQPPLLDVGAIAQVFPQVLTLGASAWRSPEGPTQPSTVIAWQRGRWQVLRQGAIALGDIELEAF; via the coding sequence ATGGCCGAAGTTTCCCTAGCTACCTTAGTTGCCGGACTCCGCTCTGGGGAGTGGTTGGCCAGTTTTCCTACGGATACGGTTCCCGCCTTGGCGGCCCGCTGCGATCGCGGTGAGTTAATTTTTACGGCTAAACAGCGACAGCCCGATAAACCCCTGATCCTTATGGCAGCAACAGCAGAGCAGCTATGGCCCTACGTCCAGGGTACGGCAAGGGACTGGAGCCACTGGAAAAACATCTGCGATCGCCATTGGCCGGGGCCCTTAACGGTGGTGTTACCCGCAGGAAAATTACCATCGGGATTAAATCCCCAGGACACCGGTACGGTGGGCCTACGAGTTCCCGATTGGCCCCTTGCCCGTTGCATTCTCCAACAAACGGGGCCCCTGGCCACCACCAGTGTGAATCGTTCTGGTCAGCCACCCCTATTGGATGTGGGGGCGATCGCCCAGGTCTTTCCCCAGGTACTAACCCTAGGTGCCTCAGCCTGGCGGAGCCCAGAGGGCCCAACCCAGCCGTCAACAGTCATTGCCTGGCAACGGGGCCGCTGGCAGGTTCTACGTCAGGGAGCCATAGCCCTGGGGGATATTGAACTTGAGGCGTTTTAG
- a CDS encoding form I ribulose bisphosphate carboxylase large subunit: MSYTQSKSKGGYKAGVQDYRLTYYTPDYTPKDTDILAAFRVTPQPGVPFEEAAAAVAAESSTGTWTTVWTDLLTDLDRYKGRCYDIEPVAGEDNQFIAYIAYPLDLFEEGSVTNLLTSLVGNVFGFKALKALRLEDLRIPVAYLKTFQGPPHGIQVERDKINKYGRPLLGCTIKPKLGLSAKNYGRAVYECLRGGLDFTKDDENINSQPFQRWRDRFLFVADAIHKAQAETGEVKGHYLNVTAATCEEMLKRAEFAKELEMPIIMHDFLTGGFTANTTLAHWCRDNGVLLHIHRAMHAVIDRQKNHGIHFRVLAKCLRMSGGDHIHTGTVVGKLEGDKAITLGFIDLLRENYIEQDRSRGVYFTQDWASMGGVMAVASGGIHVWHMPALVEIFGDDSVLQFGGGTLGHPWGNAPGATANRVALEACVQARNEGRDLMREGGDIIREACRWSPELATACELWKEIKFEFEAQDTI; the protein is encoded by the coding sequence ATGTCCTATACGCAATCAAAATCTAAAGGCGGGTATAAGGCAGGGGTGCAGGACTATCGCCTCACCTACTACACGCCGGATTACACCCCCAAAGATACCGACATCTTGGCTGCTTTTCGGGTCACTCCCCAGCCCGGTGTTCCTTTTGAAGAAGCGGCTGCTGCCGTGGCCGCTGAATCTTCCACTGGTACCTGGACGACGGTATGGACCGATTTACTCACCGACTTGGATCGTTACAAAGGTCGCTGCTACGACATTGAACCCGTTGCCGGTGAAGACAATCAATTCATTGCCTACATTGCCTATCCCCTGGATTTGTTTGAGGAAGGCTCTGTCACCAACCTCCTAACCTCCTTGGTTGGGAACGTGTTCGGGTTCAAAGCCCTGAAGGCCCTTCGCTTAGAAGACTTGCGGATTCCCGTTGCCTACCTGAAAACCTTCCAAGGCCCTCCCCACGGGATTCAAGTTGAGCGGGATAAAATCAACAAATACGGTCGTCCCCTATTGGGTTGTACGATTAAACCCAAACTGGGCCTGTCGGCTAAAAACTACGGTCGGGCCGTCTATGAATGTCTGCGGGGGGGCTTAGACTTCACCAAAGACGACGAAAACATTAACTCCCAACCCTTCCAACGCTGGCGCGATCGCTTCCTGTTTGTAGCCGATGCGATTCATAAAGCCCAGGCCGAGACGGGAGAAGTTAAAGGTCACTACCTGAACGTGACTGCTGCCACCTGTGAAGAAATGCTGAAGCGGGCTGAGTTCGCCAAAGAACTGGAAATGCCCATCATCATGCATGACTTCCTGACCGGTGGGTTTACCGCCAACACAACCTTGGCCCACTGGTGTCGTGATAATGGCGTTCTTTTGCACATTCACCGGGCGATGCACGCGGTAATTGACCGCCAGAAAAACCACGGGATTCACTTCCGGGTCTTGGCCAAGTGCTTACGGATGTCTGGGGGTGACCACATTCACACCGGAACCGTTGTCGGTAAGCTAGAGGGCGACAAAGCCATTACCCTCGGTTTCATCGACCTGTTGCGGGAAAACTACATCGAACAAGACCGCTCTCGGGGTGTGTACTTTACCCAAGATTGGGCCTCCATGGGTGGTGTCATGGCCGTGGCTTCCGGTGGGATCCACGTATGGCACATGCCCGCCCTCGTGGAAATCTTTGGGGATGATTCGGTGCTGCAATTTGGTGGTGGAACCTTGGGACACCCCTGGGGGAATGCACCAGGTGCAACAGCCAACCGGGTTGCCCTTGAAGCCTGTGTCCAAGCCCGTAACGAAGGCCGCGACTTGATGCGTGAAGGTGGCGACATTATTCGGGAGGCCTGCCGCTGGAGTCCTGAATTGGCAACGGCTTGCGAACTTTGGAAAGAAATCAAGTTCGAGTTTGAAGCCCAAGACACCATCTAG
- the rcbX gene encoding RuBisCO chaperone RbcX: MDVKYIAKETVKTLISYLTYQAVRTVIAQLAETDPPRSLWLQRFSTPSKVQDGERYLHDLFQEQQDLAFRILTVREHMGDLVADYLPEMLRTGIQQANMQQRCQQLERMTQVTATEPEAHPQPPPQAAEDSAL, from the coding sequence ATGGATGTCAAGTACATAGCCAAGGAAACGGTCAAAACCCTGATCAGCTATCTCACCTATCAAGCTGTTCGCACGGTCATTGCCCAGTTGGCGGAAACAGATCCACCGCGATCGCTCTGGTTGCAACGGTTCTCAACCCCCAGCAAGGTACAGGATGGGGAACGTTATTTACACGATCTCTTTCAGGAACAGCAGGATCTAGCCTTTCGGATTTTGACCGTTCGGGAACACATGGGTGATCTGGTGGCGGACTACTTGCCGGAAATGCTGCGAACGGGTATCCAACAGGCCAATATGCAGCAACGATGTCAACAACTGGAGCGCATGACCCAGGTGACGGCCACCGAACCGGAAGCCCATCCCCAACCCCCACCCCAGGCGGCTGAAGACTCAGCCCTATAG
- a CDS encoding ribulose bisphosphate carboxylase small subunit, with protein MKTLPKERRYETFSYLPPLSDAQIARQIQYTIEQGYHPCVEFNENSDAEIYYWTMWKLPLFNCSGPQEVLNEVQQCRSEYPDCYIRVVAFDNIKQCQVMSFIVHKPNQTNTGGYSGYRY; from the coding sequence ATGAAAACTCTGCCCAAAGAGCGTCGTTACGAAACCTTCTCCTATTTACCTCCCCTGAGTGATGCCCAAATTGCTCGGCAAATTCAGTACACCATCGAACAGGGCTACCACCCCTGCGTGGAGTTTAATGAAAACTCTGATGCTGAAATCTACTACTGGACGATGTGGAAGTTACCCCTGTTCAACTGTAGTGGCCCCCAGGAGGTTCTGAATGAAGTACAACAGTGCCGTTCCGAGTACCCCGACTGCTACATCCGGGTGGTTGCCTTTGACAATATTAAACAGTGTCAGGTGATGAGCTTCATTGTTCACAAGCCGAATCAAACAAACACCGGTGGGTATAGTGGCTACCGCTACTAG
- a CDS encoding protelomerase family protein: MDWLETWGQTRKPPPWAVKLINEALVELEGLTRADDGKMLALRDRLTDAMLQRVSPSSVKNYFTMLHRAIRFHFSPESGRLNPENSYQRSDQRLDPIACLLVDVPIEIKRKNRADQDAALEKILNNPSPDLVLTDPDGIVQRGREILEGAIAAYGDPDQSCFYLDIAASLSLVTGLRPVEVLRDAVLESGHSQYTVRLVAGQAKTRGNERIYEMPTLVEGRVVLKGFQILRTLHDFSDYSTDNMIQTEQNKLRDRVVDLFTGVVPIPTPQHLRAVYDAIAYFWFCPPGVKEPAFIRAINGHTPLAGKVGAALNYLKYEIGQEAIQRYGGAKGVRLSEPGIEVIEAFRIPGTVDGVEPVGQTADADVAEVEPIPQPAKEPAIPRSRKGNPKMNKTRNAILSRSARLLSGTWVQRAIALQVLTGLSLDRLLHGNIEPHGLYGLLVDEEIVTTLIQQLMPSISKFRQLPPENGADMQGACNLAFGDLIQVDANNLSLLYLACAPSKTDQVDIDFSVPKGMTKTDQTLSGNGDIGKDGKDDLKRATTSPQDQTAAAHPSPSNHVPNSQRPSEGEKQQNGAEIGMVALAKAVEMIHSLNTQVKGLESHILEMQAEQKRLIGRLEAQAPPEFPDMNALELENERLRVEVAQLRSTLDNPQELLNIIARLMNRGSTQDNLSESSETDEKPESSEREEIKEQNQDGVEFERTQEANTDEKANGANSPSSIIDPDVVRAFDVVMAYNDAPGRSHGEKWVMSYPVMKDLLATIGKNSQRKITPVMNARQDDLDEHYRKHGLSPRHNGVHTKNNHRITDYICLTD; encoded by the coding sequence ATGGATTGGCTTGAGACGTGGGGACAAACGCGAAAACCTCCTCCCTGGGCAGTCAAGCTCATCAATGAGGCCTTGGTGGAATTGGAGGGGCTAACCCGTGCCGATGATGGCAAGATGTTGGCCCTGAGGGATCGACTCACGGACGCTATGCTACAACGGGTCAGTCCATCCAGTGTTAAAAACTACTTTACGATGCTCCATCGGGCGATCCGTTTCCATTTTTCCCCTGAGTCGGGCCGCTTAAATCCTGAAAATAGCTATCAGCGATCGGATCAACGCCTTGACCCCATTGCTTGCCTGTTGGTGGATGTGCCCATTGAGATTAAACGGAAAAATCGAGCAGATCAGGATGCAGCCCTAGAGAAGATTTTGAATAATCCCTCTCCTGATTTAGTCCTCACGGATCCGGATGGCATAGTCCAGCGGGGACGGGAGATTTTAGAGGGGGCGATCGCTGCCTATGGGGATCCCGATCAAAGCTGTTTTTATCTAGATATTGCGGCAAGTCTCTCTCTAGTGACTGGACTACGCCCCGTGGAAGTGCTACGGGATGCCGTCCTCGAGTCTGGCCATAGTCAATATACGGTGCGCTTGGTGGCAGGACAGGCGAAAACACGGGGAAATGAGCGGATCTACGAAATGCCTACCCTGGTGGAAGGCAGAGTCGTTCTGAAGGGATTTCAGATTTTAAGGACGCTCCACGACTTCAGTGATTATTCAACGGATAATATGATCCAGACGGAGCAAAATAAACTGAGGGATCGGGTGGTCGATCTCTTTACAGGGGTCGTACCCATTCCCACCCCCCAGCATCTCCGGGCGGTCTATGATGCCATTGCCTATTTTTGGTTTTGTCCCCCTGGGGTGAAGGAACCGGCCTTTATTCGGGCAATTAATGGCCATACTCCCCTGGCGGGAAAGGTGGGAGCAGCTCTTAATTATCTGAAATATGAAATTGGCCAGGAAGCCATTCAACGCTACGGCGGGGCCAAGGGGGTTCGTCTCTCTGAGCCAGGCATAGAGGTGATTGAGGCTTTTCGTATCCCAGGGACAGTGGATGGGGTGGAACCAGTGGGGCAGACGGCCGACGCTGATGTCGCTGAAGTAGAACCTATCCCTCAACCGGCCAAGGAACCAGCCATACCCAGGAGCCGCAAGGGGAATCCCAAGATGAACAAAACTCGGAATGCGATTCTCTCGCGGTCGGCCCGTCTTTTATCGGGAACCTGGGTACAACGGGCGATCGCCCTTCAGGTTCTCACGGGACTATCGCTAGATCGGTTACTTCATGGCAATATTGAACCCCATGGACTCTATGGTCTTCTAGTAGATGAAGAGATCGTCACAACCCTTATTCAACAGTTGATGCCCTCCATCTCAAAGTTTCGACAATTACCACCGGAGAATGGGGCGGATATGCAAGGGGCCTGTAATCTCGCCTTTGGTGATCTGATTCAGGTGGATGCCAACAACCTATCCTTGCTTTACCTTGCCTGTGCCCCTAGCAAAACCGATCAAGTCGATATTGATTTTTCTGTGCCAAAGGGGATGACAAAGACCGATCAAACCCTTTCAGGGAATGGGGATATAGGGAAGGATGGGAAAGATGACTTAAAACGAGCAACGACATCGCCGCAGGATCAAACCGCAGCAGCACATCCTAGTCCTAGTAATCATGTTCCTAATTCTCAGCGTCCCTCTGAGGGAGAAAAGCAGCAGAATGGGGCAGAAATCGGCATGGTCGCTCTGGCGAAGGCCGTGGAAATGATTCATTCCCTCAACACCCAGGTAAAGGGTCTGGAAAGCCATATTCTGGAAATGCAGGCGGAACAGAAACGTTTGATCGGGCGGCTGGAAGCTCAGGCACCCCCTGAATTCCCGGATATGAATGCCCTGGAACTGGAGAATGAACGACTAAGGGTAGAGGTGGCCCAGTTGCGGTCAACCCTAGATAACCCCCAAGAGTTACTGAATATTATTGCTCGGTTGATGAATAGGGGGTCTACTCAAGATAACCTCTCTGAATCCTCTGAAACCGATGAAAAGCCTGAGTCTAGTGAAAGGGAAGAAATCAAGGAGCAAAACCAAGATGGTGTGGAATTTGAACGTACCCAGGAAGCCAACACCGATGAAAAAGCGAATGGGGCGAATAGTCCATCCTCCATCATTGATCCCGATGTGGTCAGGGCCTTTGATGTGGTCATGGCTTACAATGATGCCCCTGGGCGATCGCATGGCGAAAAGTGGGTAATGTCCTATCCAGTGATGAAGGATCTATTAGCAACGATTGGTAAAAATTCTCAGCGAAAAATTACACCTGTGATGAATGCTCGGCAGGACGACCTAGATGAACATTACCGGAAGCATGGGCTATCTCCCCGCCATAATGGGGTTCATACCAAGAATAATCACAGAATTACGGATTATATTTGCCTAACGGATTAG
- a CDS encoding NAD(+) kinase has protein sequence MVKAGIIYNESKDLACDLAEQVQKTLEAQGWQVSVATGIGGILGYSRPDSPVCHTPIDRLTPPGFQDDIKFALVLGGDGTVLSAFRQLAPCGIPLLTINTGHLGFLTEGYAQELDMALKQVLLGNYTIENRTMLTVQVLRDDTAIWEALSLNEMVLHKEPLTGMCHFEVDVGHHARVDIAADGLILSTPTGSTAYALSAGGPVITPGVSALQLVPICPHSLASRALVFANTEPVRIYPANPFRHLVMVVDGNAGCYIQPQDQVLVQQSPYSARFIRLRSPEFFHVLRQKLGWGLPHMAKPRPEERLGKPTTNPLGKYNP, from the coding sequence ATTGTGAAGGCAGGAATCATTTATAACGAATCCAAGGATTTGGCCTGTGATTTAGCAGAGCAGGTGCAGAAAACCCTAGAAGCTCAAGGCTGGCAGGTGTCTGTTGCTACGGGCATTGGCGGAATATTAGGCTACTCCCGGCCCGATAGCCCCGTATGTCATACGCCCATTGATCGGTTGACCCCCCCTGGCTTTCAGGACGATATAAAGTTTGCCCTGGTCTTGGGGGGAGATGGTACAGTTCTTTCTGCCTTTCGCCAACTAGCCCCCTGCGGTATCCCCCTTTTAACGATTAATACGGGGCATTTGGGATTTCTCACGGAAGGCTACGCCCAAGAACTGGATATGGCCCTGAAACAAGTGTTGTTGGGCAACTACACAATTGAAAATCGCACCATGTTGACGGTGCAAGTGCTGCGGGATGATACGGCGATTTGGGAAGCCCTCTCCCTCAATGAAATGGTCTTACACAAAGAACCCTTGACGGGAATGTGCCATTTTGAAGTGGATGTGGGCCACCATGCCCGGGTTGATATTGCCGCTGATGGTTTGATTTTATCCACGCCGACGGGATCAACAGCCTATGCGCTGTCGGCAGGGGGCCCCGTGATTACTCCAGGGGTATCAGCCTTGCAGCTAGTGCCCATTTGTCCCCATTCTCTGGCTTCTCGGGCCCTCGTCTTTGCCAATACGGAACCGGTGCGTATTTATCCCGCCAATCCCTTTAGGCATTTAGTGATGGTTGTGGATGGCAATGCTGGCTGTTATATTCAACCCCAAGATCAGGTCTTAGTCCAACAGTCTCCCTACTCGGCCCGGTTTATCCGGTTGCGATCGCCGGAATTTTTCCACGTTTTACGGCAAAAGTTGGGGTGGGGACTCCCCCACATGGCCAAACCCCGGCCCGAGGAACGACTAGGAAAACCAACAACTAATCCGTTAGGCAAATATAATCCGTAA
- a CDS encoding SDR family oxidoreductase, which produces MTLLVVGATGTLGRQIVRRGLDQGHAVTCLVRSLRKATFLREWGATLVQGDLCQPDTLGTALEGVTTLIDAATTRPTDSRSIKAVDWQGKLNLINASKAAGVEHYLFFSIMGSELYPHVPLMDIKNCTEQFLAESGLPYTILRPCGFFQGLIGQYAIPILENQAVWVMGEATAIAYMDTQDVARFAIAGVDRPDILGRTFDLAGPKSWSPEQIIALCERLSGQQAKITRMPIGLLRTARNITQFFEWGWNIADRLAFTEVISSGKALDASMDEVYAAFGLDSQETLTLEAYMQDYFNRILRKLKELDYEKNKQKKKSRKRSPFKSAP; this is translated from the coding sequence ATGACGTTATTGGTTGTTGGTGCTACTGGAACCTTGGGACGGCAGATTGTTCGTCGGGGCCTAGATCAAGGTCATGCTGTCACCTGTTTAGTCCGAAGTTTACGCAAAGCAACCTTTTTAAGGGAATGGGGAGCCACCCTGGTTCAAGGTGATTTATGTCAACCTGACACCCTAGGCACGGCCCTAGAGGGGGTAACGACCCTCATTGATGCGGCCACCACTCGTCCCACCGATAGCCGTAGTATTAAGGCGGTGGACTGGCAGGGCAAACTGAATCTGATCAATGCCAGTAAGGCCGCTGGGGTCGAGCATTACCTTTTTTTCTCGATTATGGGGTCGGAGCTATACCCCCATGTGCCCCTGATGGATATTAAGAATTGTACAGAGCAATTTCTGGCTGAATCGGGTCTACCCTATACAATTTTGCGGCCCTGTGGCTTTTTCCAAGGATTAATTGGCCAATATGCGATTCCCATTTTGGAAAATCAAGCAGTGTGGGTGATGGGAGAAGCTACGGCGATCGCCTATATGGATACCCAGGATGTGGCTCGATTTGCCATCGCCGGAGTTGATCGGCCGGATATTTTAGGGCGTACCTTTGATCTGGCAGGGCCCAAATCCTGGAGTCCGGAACAAATTATTGCACTGTGTGAGCGGCTATCGGGTCAGCAAGCTAAAATCACCCGGATGCCCATTGGTCTTCTCCGCACCGCCCGGAATATCACTCAATTTTTTGAATGGGGCTGGAATATTGCCGATCGCCTGGCCTTTACCGAAGTCATTTCCAGCGGAAAAGCTTTGGATGCCTCCATGGATGAAGTGTATGCGGCCTTTGGTTTAGATAGCCAAGAAACCCTTACCCTAGAAGCTTATATGCAGGACTATTTCAACCGTATTCTCCGTAAACTAAAAGAACTAGACTACGAAAAAAATAAACAAAAGAAAAAGTCACGGAAACGGAGTCCATTCAAATCGGCTCCCTAG
- a CDS encoding exopolysaccharide biosynthesis protein — protein MAQLSRELERAFITDPTHGVSPDSVCQDSVCLSDVLGLAGERVFGFLFVILALPSALPIPAPGYSIPFGVVLFVLAVQLIMGAKTPWLPQKFLKRPLALGTVQKITRAGLPWLRRIEGVSRPRLLPVCQSGLGRFIIGLAIALMAISMMIPIPGTNTLPAIGIFVTGFGLLDDDGVISLGGLMLCLCGLVLTSSILLGLALGGMSLIDWLQSLIHS, from the coding sequence ATGGCCCAACTCTCGCGGGAACTTGAGCGTGCCTTTATAACGGATCCCACCCATGGGGTTTCCCCAGATTCGGTGTGTCAAGATTCAGTTTGCTTGTCGGATGTCTTGGGACTTGCAGGGGAGAGGGTGTTCGGCTTTTTGTTCGTGATTCTAGCCTTGCCTTCCGCTTTACCGATACCGGCCCCAGGTTACTCCATTCCCTTTGGAGTTGTTTTATTTGTTCTGGCCGTCCAACTCATTATGGGTGCAAAAACCCCATGGTTACCCCAGAAATTTCTGAAGCGTCCCCTCGCCCTCGGCACGGTACAAAAAATAACCCGTGCGGGATTACCCTGGCTGCGACGTATTGAAGGGGTATCCCGGCCTCGGTTGTTGCCGGTGTGTCAGAGTGGTTTGGGGCGATTTATTATTGGACTGGCGATCGCTCTGATGGCTATTTCAATGATGATTCCAATTCCAGGCACAAATACCCTACCGGCGATCGGTATTTTTGTCACCGGCTTTGGCCTCCTAGACGATGACGGCGTGATTAGTCTGGGCGGCTTAATGCTTTGCTTATGTGGGTTAGTATTAACCTCCTCCATCCTCCTAGGGTTAGCACTGGGGGGCATGAGTTTGATCGATTGGCTCCAGAGTTTAATTCACTCTTAA
- the guaA gene encoding glutamine-hydrolyzing GMP synthase — protein sequence MTQPTLAETSTVNPSSNSLQRQLIVVLDFGSQYSELIARRIRETQVYSEVISYRTSVEQLQQLAPQGIILSGGPNSVYEPHAPLCDPGLWQLGIPILGVCYGMQLMVQQLGGTVEQATAGEYGKAALAIDDPTDLLTNVDQETTMWMSHGDSVTALPSGFKILAHTANTDIAAIADHDRKLYGVQFHPEVVHSVGGIALLRNFVYHICDCEPTWTTEAFVEEAIREVRAKVGDKRVLLALSGGVDSSTLAFLLHRAIGDRLTCMFIDQGFMRKQEPERLVKLFQEQFHIHVEYVDASDRFLAQIAGVTDPEEKRKRIGHEFIQVFETESQRLGPFDYLAQGTLYPDVIESANTNVNPQTGERVAVKIKSHHNVGGLPDNLRFKLVEPLRKLFKDEVRQVGRSLGLPEEIVRRHPFPGPGLAIRILGEVTPERLEILRDADFIVRQEINRADSYHDFWQAFAVLLPVRTVGVMGDQRTYAYPIVLRLVSSEDGMTADWSRVPYELLETMSNRIVNEVRGVNRVVYDITSKPPGTIEWE from the coding sequence TTGACTCAGCCCACCCTTGCCGAAACCTCTACTGTCAACCCATCCAGCAATTCCTTGCAACGGCAGTTAATTGTTGTTTTAGATTTTGGCTCCCAATATTCCGAATTAATTGCCCGCCGGATTCGGGAAACCCAAGTTTACTCAGAGGTTATTTCCTATCGCACCAGTGTGGAGCAACTGCAACAATTAGCTCCCCAGGGCATTATTCTATCCGGTGGGCCAAATTCCGTCTACGAACCCCACGCGCCCCTCTGTGATCCGGGACTGTGGCAATTGGGCATTCCCATTTTAGGGGTCTGTTACGGGATGCAACTGATGGTGCAACAACTAGGGGGGACGGTTGAACAGGCCACGGCTGGGGAATATGGTAAAGCGGCCTTGGCTATTGATGATCCCACGGACTTACTCACCAATGTGGATCAAGAGACTACGATGTGGATGAGTCACGGCGACAGTGTTACGGCATTACCTTCAGGGTTTAAGATTTTAGCCCATACGGCAAATACAGACATTGCCGCCATTGCCGACCACGATCGCAAGCTCTACGGTGTCCAGTTCCACCCGGAAGTCGTGCATTCCGTGGGGGGCATTGCTCTGCTGCGAAATTTTGTCTATCACATTTGTGACTGTGAACCCACTTGGACAACCGAGGCCTTTGTGGAAGAGGCAATTCGGGAAGTGCGGGCAAAAGTCGGGGATAAGCGAGTATTATTGGCCCTCTCTGGCGGGGTCGATTCCTCTACCTTGGCGTTTTTACTCCATCGTGCCATTGGCGATCGACTCACCTGTATGTTTATTGATCAGGGGTTTATGCGGAAGCAGGAGCCGGAACGTCTGGTTAAACTTTTCCAAGAGCAGTTTCATATTCATGTGGAGTACGTGGATGCCAGCGATCGCTTTTTAGCCCAGATCGCCGGAGTGACAGATCCCGAAGAAAAGCGGAAGCGCATCGGCCATGAATTTATTCAGGTCTTTGAAACCGAATCCCAACGCCTGGGGCCCTTTGATTACCTCGCCCAGGGCACCCTCTATCCCGATGTAATTGAGTCTGCCAATACCAATGTGAATCCCCAAACCGGGGAGCGGGTAGCCGTCAAAATCAAAAGCCATCACAATGTGGGCGGATTGCCTGATAATTTGCGGTTTAAGCTGGTGGAACCCCTGCGGAAACTCTTCAAGGATGAAGTGCGACAGGTGGGGCGATCGCTGGGACTACCGGAAGAAATTGTCCGCCGCCATCCCTTTCCCGGGCCAGGGTTAGCCATTCGCATTTTGGGGGAAGTAACACCGGAACGTCTAGAAATTCTCCGGGATGCCGACTTTATTGTTCGCCAGGAAATTAACCGCGCCGATAGTTACCATGACTTTTGGCAAGCCTTTGCGGTGCTGTTGCCCGTGCGAACCGTTGGGGTGATGGGGGATCAGCGCACCTACGCCTATCCCATTGTTTTGCGGTTGGTCTCCAGTGAAGATGGCATGACCGCAGATTGGTCTCGGGTTCCCTACGAACTACTGGAAACCATGTCTAACCGGATTGTCAATGAAGTACGCGGCGTGAATCGGGTGGTCTATGACATCACCTCCAAGCCCCCCGGCACCATTGAGTGGGAATAA